A region of Moorena producens PAL-8-15-08-1 DNA encodes the following proteins:
- a CDS encoding DNA cytosine methyltransferase — protein MANFSHRPLAVDLFAGAGGFSLGIEQAGFDVAVAVEQDPIHGAVYAFNSPQTKVLCTDVATLSGQEIQKALREWATQRGQNQDCREVSSQVSTIDLVIDLVIGGPPCQGFSLIGKRQVDDARNNLVFEFCRLVKELQPRYFVMENVPGLAQNKYQDLFEQLISEFKAAGYTITEPVKVLNAADFGVPQKRRRLFLLGSRLGEAPVVYPDSELGSHQWVTVKDAIADLPNLDNFPELQKSDCVELTPKQLDLIQALAMPYVEKLRDVITDPGNFAYPRQWNPKLLTSSLQTQHTEASIERFRNTPMGEVETTSRLRRLHWDKPCHTLRAGTGYKNGRYTSPRPIHPDYPRVISVREAARLHSFPDWFRFHHTKWHGFRQVGNAVPPRLGRVLGKQIMTALAQEPSVPTTTIKLSDTKLLTFKQFQASKYWTILVFIPFLICCFLPPVVLLS, from the coding sequence ATGGCAAATTTCTCTCATCGACCGTTAGCCGTTGATTTATTTGCTGGTGCTGGTGGTTTCTCCCTAGGGATTGAGCAGGCGGGGTTTGATGTTGCCGTTGCCGTTGAACAAGACCCAATTCATGGGGCAGTGTATGCCTTCAATTCCCCCCAAACCAAGGTTTTATGTACCGACGTTGCTACCCTGTCTGGTCAGGAAATTCAGAAAGCCCTGAGGGAGTGGGCAACTCAAAGGGGGCAAAACCAAGACTGTAGAGAGGTTTCATCGCAGGTTTCTACCATTGATCTAGTCATTGATCTAGTCATTGGTGGACCCCCTTGTCAGGGATTCTCCTTGATCGGTAAGCGTCAAGTAGATGATGCACGCAATAATTTAGTGTTTGAGTTTTGCCGTTTGGTCAAAGAACTCCAACCACGCTATTTTGTGATGGAGAATGTTCCAGGCTTAGCTCAGAACAAATACCAAGACCTGTTCGAGCAGCTAATCAGCGAGTTTAAAGCAGCTGGATACACCATAACTGAGCCAGTCAAGGTATTGAATGCAGCAGATTTTGGCGTGCCACAAAAACGGCGGCGCTTGTTTTTACTGGGTTCTAGGCTTGGGGAAGCACCAGTGGTTTATCCTGACTCAGAACTAGGCTCTCACCAATGGGTAACTGTTAAGGATGCGATCGCAGACTTGCCTAACTTAGATAATTTTCCTGAACTCCAGAAAAGCGATTGTGTTGAACTAACACCAAAACAGCTAGACCTGATCCAAGCTTTAGCTATGCCTTATGTAGAAAAGTTACGGGATGTAATCACCGATCCTGGTAACTTTGCCTATCCCCGCCAGTGGAATCCTAAACTATTGACCAGTTCCCTGCAAACCCAGCACACGGAAGCGTCGATTGAGCGGTTTAGAAACACACCCATGGGCGAGGTAGAAACTACCAGTCGCTTACGACGCTTACACTGGGATAAACCATGCCATACCCTCAGAGCAGGTACTGGTTATAAAAACGGTCGCTACACCTCTCCTCGCCCCATTCATCCTGATTACCCACGGGTGATCTCCGTGCGAGAGGCCGCTAGACTGCACTCATTTCCAGATTGGTTTCGCTTCCACCACACCAAATGGCATGGATTTCGACAGGTGGGTAATGCTGTACCACCACGATTAGGACGGGTTTTGGGTAAACAAATTATGACAGCCTTGGCCCAGGAACCATCAGTGCCAACCACAACTATAAAGCTCTCAGATACCAAACTGTTAACCTTTAAACAGTTTCAGGCATCCAAATATTGGACTATATTAGTATTTATTCCTTTTCTAATTTGCTGCTTCCTTCCTCCTGTCGTTCTCTTGTCCTAG
- a CDS encoding 3'-5' exonuclease, whose product MSKKLDQILVVDVEATCWQGKPPPGQENEIIEIGICVLDVVSGKPLEKDSILVKPERSRVSEFCTKLTTLTQEQVDQGISFVEACSILQDKYLSARRVWASYGDYDRNQFQKQCTSRFLRYPFGTRHINIKTLFAISYALPHEVGMAQALDLLNLPLEGTHHRGGDDAWNIGRIFSRLLLQLRTTP is encoded by the coding sequence ATGTCCAAAAAACTCGACCAAATTCTTGTTGTGGATGTTGAAGCAACCTGTTGGCAAGGGAAGCCACCTCCAGGACAAGAAAATGAAATCATTGAAATTGGGATTTGTGTATTGGATGTTGTTTCTGGGAAGCCCCTGGAAAAAGATAGTATTTTGGTAAAACCAGAACGCTCAAGGGTCAGTGAATTTTGTACCAAACTAACTACATTAACCCAGGAGCAAGTTGACCAGGGAATTTCGTTTGTTGAAGCGTGTTCAATTCTACAGGATAAGTATTTATCTGCTCGGCGAGTGTGGGCAAGTTATGGGGATTATGATCGAAATCAATTTCAGAAACAGTGTACATCTCGCTTTTTGAGATATCCCTTCGGCACCAGACATATCAACATCAAGACCTTGTTTGCCATTAGTTATGCTTTGCCCCATGAAGTTGGTATGGCACAAGCTTTGGATTTGCTCAATCTACCGCTGGAAGGTACTCACCACCGGGGAGGAGATGATGCTTGGAATATTGGTCGGATATTCTCAAGGTTACTTTTGCAATTAAGAACTACACCATGA
- the sodC gene encoding superoxide dismutase family protein, whose product MKIISLLAAIAIFLISACSNQSASKPLSVTMHLTDTKGIGEEIGIVKATETEKGLQLTSNLSGLTPGEHGFHVHTKPNCGPAQKEGKVVPGLAAGGHYDPENTGKHEGPFGNGHLGDLPRLVFNQQGVANTPVVAPRLKVADLKGHSLIIHAQGDNYSDTPKPLGGGGARAACGVI is encoded by the coding sequence ATGAAAATTATCAGCCTATTAGCTGCGATCGCAATATTTCTAATCTCGGCTTGTTCAAATCAATCTGCGTCAAAACCACTAAGCGTCACCATGCACTTGACTGATACCAAAGGCATTGGTGAAGAGATTGGCATTGTCAAAGCAACCGAAACCGAGAAGGGTCTGCAGCTAACCTCGAATCTGTCTGGATTAACTCCTGGAGAACATGGCTTCCATGTCCATACAAAGCCCAACTGTGGTCCAGCCCAGAAGGAAGGTAAAGTAGTTCCAGGCTTAGCTGCTGGTGGTCATTATGATCCAGAAAATACCGGCAAACACGAAGGACCATTCGGTAATGGTCATTTAGGTGATTTGCCACGGCTAGTGTTTAATCAACAGGGTGTTGCTAACACTCCAGTCGTAGCCCCACGGTTAAAGGTTGCTGACCTTAAGGGTCACTCTCTGATCATTCACGCCCAAGGTGACAATTATTCAGACACTCCCAAACCCTTGGGAGGGGGTGGTGCTCGAGCGGCTTGTGGTGTGATTTAG
- a CDS encoding uracil-DNA glycosylase, with the protein MSNGEQLSLFDESELTPSPPNNVQRELIPTDAKIPIPAGTYDTMESLTEHCQSCQRCELGATRTQAVIGRGNPKALIMIIGEGPGKQEDETGKPFVGRAGKLLEKILASVNIDSEQDVYICNMVKCRPPGNRTPTPNEIEACKPYLLEQIRLVDPQIILFTGATAVKGLTGNKQGITKIRGTWMEWEGHKWCMPILHPAYLLRNPKRDPGSPKWLMWQDIQKVRAKLDEIRALMP; encoded by the coding sequence ATGTCCAACGGAGAACAACTTAGTCTTTTTGACGAGTCAGAGTTAACCCCATCACCGCCCAACAATGTCCAAAGGGAGCTAATCCCCACTGATGCCAAAATCCCTATTCCTGCTGGCACTTACGACACCATGGAATCCTTGACAGAACACTGTCAATCTTGCCAACGCTGCGAATTAGGAGCTACCCGCACTCAGGCTGTTATTGGACGTGGCAACCCTAAAGCCCTAATTATGATTATTGGAGAAGGACCGGGTAAACAAGAAGATGAGACTGGTAAGCCCTTTGTAGGCAGAGCAGGGAAACTGTTGGAGAAAATTTTGGCATCTGTGAACATCGATAGTGAACAAGATGTCTATATTTGTAATATGGTCAAGTGCCGACCTCCTGGTAACCGCACCCCTACTCCTAATGAAATTGAAGCGTGCAAACCTTACTTGTTGGAACAAATTCGCCTAGTAGACCCCCAAATTATTCTGTTTACTGGTGCCACAGCGGTAAAAGGCTTAACTGGTAACAAGCAGGGCATTACTAAGATTCGCGGCACCTGGATGGAATGGGAAGGGCATAAGTGGTGTATGCCAATTCTCCATCCTGCTTACCTACTGCGGAATCCGAAACGAGATCCAGGTAGTCCAAAGTGGCTGATGTGGCAAGATATCCAGAAAGTGCGTGCTAAGTTAGACGAGATTCGCGCCTTAATGCCATAG
- a CDS encoding NUDIX domain-containing protein, translating into MIIDETWYQRPPGVSEATSAGGIVARRWEQQIYIALVQEGNRLEYVLPKGHVEPGESFLEAAEREISEEAGLNDLKFIAELGVKERLDFAKQCWKKTYYFLFITDQIDGTPTDPHLSYQLRWFPIDELPTLFWPEQQELIKTNSRLIQKSLGIE; encoded by the coding sequence ATGATTATTGATGAAACTTGGTACCAACGACCGCCTGGAGTTTCTGAGGCTACCTCGGCTGGTGGTATTGTTGCCCGCCGTTGGGAGCAGCAGATATACATCGCTCTAGTTCAAGAAGGCAATAGACTGGAATACGTTTTACCCAAAGGTCATGTAGAACCAGGAGAAAGCTTTTTAGAGGCGGCAGAGCGAGAAATTTCGGAAGAAGCGGGCTTAAATGATCTAAAATTTATAGCTGAACTGGGAGTTAAGGAACGATTAGACTTTGCCAAACAGTGTTGGAAAAAGACTTACTATTTTCTGTTCATTACTGACCAAATTGACGGTACTCCTACTGATCCACATCTCAGTTACCAGCTGCGGTGGTTTCCTATAGATGAATTACCAACATTATTCTGGCCAGAACAACAAGAACTGATTAAAACCAATAGTAGGCTGATCCAAAAGTCTTTAGGGATTGAATAG
- a CDS encoding RNA 2'-phosphotransferase, with amino-acid sequence MNPSRLVKISKYLSKHLRHQPQRIGITLAPGGWVGVDELLAASKKHSFRISRADLNEVVAKNDKKRFSFDSTGTRIRANQGHTVKVDLQLDVVVPPDVLYHGTGHRAVESILRQGLCKMSRHHVHLSTDIATARKVGARHGRPVVFAIDAAAMHKAGYSFYCSDNCIWLVDSVSPEYLAVYI; translated from the coding sequence ATGAATCCGTCTCGATTAGTCAAAATTAGTAAATATTTAAGTAAGCATCTTCGACACCAGCCTCAGAGAATTGGAATCACACTCGCTCCTGGTGGCTGGGTTGGTGTTGATGAACTACTGGCGGCGTCTAAAAAGCATTCCTTTCGGATCAGCCGTGCTGATTTAAATGAAGTGGTTGCCAAAAATGACAAAAAGCGGTTTTCTTTCGACTCCACAGGTACCCGAATTCGTGCCAATCAAGGTCATACGGTCAAAGTCGATTTGCAACTAGACGTTGTGGTGCCACCAGATGTGCTTTATCACGGTACCGGTCACCGGGCAGTTGAGTCAATTCTGCGGCAAGGTTTGTGTAAAATGTCGCGACACCATGTCCATTTATCGACGGATATAGCAACTGCCAGAAAAGTGGGAGCAAGGCATGGTCGCCCTGTGGTTTTTGCCATTGATGCCGCAGCTATGCACAAAGCCGGTTACAGCTTCTATTGTTCGGATAATTGCATTTGGCTAGTGGATTCGGTATCACCAGAGTATTTAGCAGTTTACATTTAG
- a CDS encoding phosphoribosyltransferase → MYTAPLFSDRADAGEQLAQALIPLVSRLHATGIDATPIVYALPRGGIPVAAPVARALDCPLDIVVAKKITTARNPELAIGAVTSSGVVLWSGQRRWRNKNAQWREVVLAQAQEKAQAQLAQLQPGCPKTNPTGALALLVDDGIATGMTIAAATEAVKAHNPAQVWICTPVAPGGLIGWLSQWCDRMVILQTPEPFLSVSRFYLKFPQVQTKEALSYLQQHNYKHNYITISETSVNASLEH, encoded by the coding sequence ATGTACACTGCCCCGCTGTTTAGCGATCGCGCTGATGCCGGTGAGCAGCTCGCTCAAGCACTTATCCCCTTGGTGAGCAGGCTGCACGCTACAGGTATTGATGCCACGCCTATTGTATACGCACTCCCTCGGGGGGGTATCCCAGTAGCAGCACCAGTAGCTCGGGCACTGGATTGTCCGCTAGATATTGTGGTGGCAAAAAAAATTACCACGGCTCGCAACCCAGAATTAGCAATCGGTGCAGTGACTTCCTCCGGAGTTGTACTTTGGTCTGGGCAAAGGCGATGGCGAAACAAAAATGCTCAATGGCGGGAAGTAGTATTAGCTCAAGCTCAAGAAAAAGCCCAAGCTCAGTTAGCTCAACTGCAACCGGGTTGTCCGAAAACCAATCCTACTGGTGCCCTAGCCTTGCTGGTTGATGATGGCATTGCCACTGGAATGACTATAGCAGCAGCAACGGAAGCAGTAAAAGCCCACAATCCAGCACAGGTCTGGATTTGCACACCAGTTGCACCAGGAGGATTAATAGGCTGGTTATCACAGTGGTGCGATCGCATGGTTATCTTACAAACACCGGAACCCTTTCTGAGTGTCAGCCGCTTCTACCTCAAATTTCCTCAAGTTCAAACCAAAGAAGCTCTGAGCTACTTACAGCAGCATAACTATAAGCATAACTATATTACAATATCAGAGACCTCAGTCAACGCTAGCTTAGAGCATTAA
- a CDS encoding sodium/pantothenate symporter, with protein sequence MALDSIIPYVVIAGYLLVTLVVGLVGYRQQQNTPDDYFLADRNMGAILLFFTLIATNFSAFAFLGFSGSGYRIGLSYYGMMGFGTGLIALTFYFIGYRVWLIGKKHGLITPSELIEARFRSTGVSPGISNTLKLIFLAVMVIFTIPYLTLQPIGAGYILETLTNGQIPYFTGATFLTIVIVLYVFMGGMRSVALTDVIQGVLMFTLMLAAVAAIASSLGGITEANRTVYTLKPELFSRQGIDNFFTHRKWFSFMILWMLSVPMFPQMFMRFYTSKTSNSLKVSVVMYPLVSAIMFICPVLIGMWGHISFSDLTGKASDQVFPMMLAEHTPIWLASLVMVGALAAMMSTLDSQLLALSSMLTRDIYFAYFRKNASLKEQTFVGRVLIVLLAIIGLIIAKNPPDTITAIATQAFTGLAVLFPTVIAVLYSKTIHPLTCIVSILVGEAAVIGFQLGIIPKSLTFGFLPVVPIVALSALIIIVGSIKPIRILVDSSES encoded by the coding sequence ATGGCACTAGACTCGATTATTCCCTATGTTGTGATCGCTGGGTATTTATTAGTAACCCTGGTGGTAGGACTAGTTGGTTATCGCCAACAACAAAACACCCCTGATGATTATTTTTTAGCTGACCGTAACATGGGAGCAATTCTCCTATTTTTTACGCTAATTGCTACTAATTTCAGCGCCTTTGCTTTTCTGGGATTTTCAGGCTCAGGGTATCGCATTGGTCTGAGTTATTACGGAATGATGGGGTTTGGAACTGGCTTAATCGCACTAACCTTTTATTTTATCGGTTATCGAGTCTGGCTTATAGGCAAAAAACACGGCTTAATCACACCTTCTGAATTGATTGAAGCCCGTTTCCGTAGCACAGGTGTATCTCCTGGGATTAGCAATACCCTCAAATTAATTTTTCTGGCGGTTATGGTAATTTTCACCATTCCCTACTTAACCCTACAACCGATTGGAGCTGGCTATATTCTTGAAACCTTAACCAATGGACAAATTCCTTATTTTACAGGGGCTACTTTTTTAACAATTGTCATCGTGCTGTATGTGTTCATGGGGGGGATGAGAAGCGTTGCCCTAACCGATGTTATCCAAGGGGTTTTAATGTTTACCTTAATGTTAGCGGCAGTGGCAGCAATTGCTTCTAGTTTAGGAGGGATTACTGAAGCTAACCGTACTGTCTACACCCTCAAACCTGAATTGTTTTCTCGACAGGGTATAGATAATTTTTTTACACATCGTAAGTGGTTTAGCTTCATGATTCTCTGGATGCTTAGTGTCCCTATGTTTCCCCAGATGTTTATGCGATTTTATACCTCAAAAACTAGCAATTCCCTAAAAGTTTCGGTAGTGATGTATCCCCTGGTCAGCGCTATCATGTTTATTTGTCCCGTGCTAATCGGAATGTGGGGACATATTTCCTTTTCTGACCTGACAGGAAAAGCATCGGATCAAGTGTTTCCAATGATGCTAGCAGAACATACACCAATCTGGCTAGCCTCTTTAGTCATGGTAGGAGCATTAGCTGCCATGATGTCAACCTTAGACTCCCAGCTTTTGGCTCTCAGTTCCATGCTAACCAGAGATATTTATTTTGCTTATTTCCGTAAAAACGCTTCCCTAAAAGAACAAACCTTTGTTGGTAGAGTACTGATTGTTTTATTGGCAATTATTGGTTTAATTATCGCCAAAAATCCCCCAGATACGATTACTGCGATCGCAACCCAAGCCTTTACCGGATTAGCAGTACTGTTTCCGACGGTAATTGCAGTATTGTATAGCAAAACTATTCATCCTCTAACCTGTATTGTATCGATTCTTGTGGGTGAAGCCGCAGTGATTGGCTTTCAGTTAGGGATTATTCCCAAAAGTCTTACCTTCGGTTTTCTGCCAGTTGTGCCTATTGTTGCCCTTTCAGCATTAATTATTATTGTGGGATCAATCAAGCCGATCCGAATACTGGTTGATAGTAGTGAGTCTTGA
- a CDS encoding class I SAM-dependent methyltransferase: MKTEQSPNIFESQWQLYQKILTNNYMKHREIYGILHAFLVSYFPTPFSMLDLGCGDASFTAQALANTTIASYKGIDLSEPALEIARDNLNSIPCEQTLIQGDFFEVVSELAQKQQDSFDGILSSFAFHHLSFEQKDGIMAQLSHLLKADGVFILIDIVSTDGETRDAYLRRYLEGVYQDWATLTPEEVSMVEGHILSSDFPETQTTLQSLAHKHDFNRVECLYRDPLNTSQVLCFYKSSAKSPLQLGVG, translated from the coding sequence ATGAAAACAGAACAGTCACCTAATATCTTTGAGAGTCAGTGGCAACTCTATCAAAAAATACTGACTAACAATTACATGAAACACCGTGAAATTTACGGCATCTTACACGCATTTCTAGTCAGCTACTTTCCAACCCCCTTCTCCATGCTTGACCTAGGCTGCGGTGATGCTAGCTTCACGGCTCAGGCTTTAGCCAATACCACGATTGCTTCCTACAAAGGTATTGACCTCTCTGAGCCAGCACTAGAGATTGCTCGTGATAACCTCAATTCTATCCCCTGCGAACAGACATTGATCCAGGGCGACTTCTTTGAAGTAGTTTCTGAGTTGGCACAAAAGCAGCAGGATAGCTTCGACGGGATTCTAAGTTCTTTTGCGTTCCATCACCTCAGTTTTGAGCAAAAAGATGGTATTATGGCTCAGCTTAGCCATCTCCTAAAAGCTGATGGTGTTTTTATTCTGATCGATATAGTTTCCACAGATGGAGAAACCCGAGACGCCTATCTAAGACGTTACCTAGAGGGTGTCTACCAAGACTGGGCTACACTGACTCCGGAAGAAGTTTCCATGGTCGAGGGTCATATATTGTCTAGTGATTTTCCCGAAACCCAAACAACCCTGCAATCCCTTGCCCACAAACATGATTTTAATCGGGTTGAGTGTCTGTATCGGGATCCCCTCAACACTAGCCAAGTGTTGTGCTTTTACAAGAGTAGCGCTAAAAGCCCACTCCAGCTAGGGGTGGGATGA